The Methanoregula boonei 6A8 genome has a window encoding:
- a CDS encoding Rieske (2Fe-2S) protein, translated as MGFVKVAKADEIVPGAMKHVEIGETEICIVNVEGVFYAIGDRCGHENARMSRGSLMGTIVTCPMHASQFDVTTGKLMSGPVLELDGIAEKFSGCPENVRKSVGEMFAGIVEEQRLIKTYDLPVYNVKHEGSNILVDISAGR; from the coding sequence ATGGGATTTGTCAAAGTTGCAAAAGCAGATGAGATTGTGCCCGGTGCCATGAAACACGTGGAGATCGGGGAGACAGAGATCTGCATCGTAAATGTTGAGGGTGTGTTTTATGCAATCGGGGACCGGTGCGGCCATGAGAATGCCCGGATGTCCCGCGGCTCCCTGATGGGAACGATCGTCACCTGCCCCATGCATGCCTCGCAGTTTGACGTAACCACCGGGAAACTGATGTCCGGGCCGGTCCTGGAACTCGACGGGATCGCAGAGAAGTTTTCCGGCTGCCCCGAGAACGTGAGAAAATCGGTGGGAGAGATGTTTGCCGGTATCGTAGAAGAACAGCGCCTGATCAAGACCTACGATCTTCCCGTCTACAACGTCAAACACGAGGGCAGCAATATCCTCGTCGACATCAGCGCCGGCAGGTAA
- a CDS encoding PEGA domain-containing protein gives MANLSPSPVACAALLCAALFLVMPGSAITAAVYGGTAGLNTSLHQDEFVVACSLPGLAGPELDGDLSCFTNASTEVIILGGDPGFSSSSASGIINATAAGRILLLSGDDLDRFSDILPVQSSGTSPGSPALIVSDPNATLSADLFAGLPGQYPNTTPVSTRESFVARSGATTLLSFENGDPALAFAPYGNGYVVAWLPPADTAYLNSTEADRVNERLVTRLLALRTGIPAVTITTAGTNATTSATPVANVTTTPPAQGYVFVSSTPGGANVYIDNVYEGITPVNLSTIAPGTHALRLTMSSYADYGTTITVAGGSTVAVSGSLADQNLTAATPAATVTPVPTDTASFWTSTSVLAALIGSIAAIIGAVATVHSLYRKHP, from the coding sequence ATGGCAAATCTCTCCCCCTCCCCGGTTGCGTGTGCCGCGTTACTCTGTGCCGCCCTGTTCCTTGTGATGCCGGGGTCTGCGATCACTGCTGCGGTGTACGGGGGTACCGCAGGATTAAACACGAGCCTCCACCAGGACGAATTTGTTGTGGCCTGCTCGCTTCCCGGCCTTGCGGGGCCCGAGCTCGACGGAGACCTGTCCTGTTTTACCAACGCGTCCACGGAAGTCATCATCCTTGGCGGCGACCCGGGATTTTCCAGTAGTTCCGCCTCGGGCATCATCAATGCAACAGCGGCCGGCAGGATCCTTCTTTTGAGCGGGGACGATCTGGACCGGTTTTCTGATATCCTCCCGGTGCAGTCTTCAGGTACCTCCCCGGGCAGTCCGGCACTCATCGTAAGTGACCCGAATGCCACGCTCTCTGCGGACCTTTTTGCCGGCCTGCCCGGCCAGTACCCCAACACCACGCCGGTCTCCACGCGGGAGTCATTTGTGGCGCGTTCCGGTGCTACCACCCTGCTCTCGTTTGAGAACGGAGATCCGGCACTTGCCTTTGCCCCGTACGGAAACGGGTATGTTGTTGCATGGCTGCCCCCTGCAGATACGGCGTACCTCAACAGTACGGAGGCCGACCGGGTAAACGAGCGCCTGGTCACCCGGCTGCTGGCGCTGCGGACCGGGATTCCCGCGGTTACGATAACAACTGCCGGCACAAATGCCACGACCTCTGCCACTCCGGTGGCAAATGTCACCACCACTCCTCCGGCCCAGGGGTATGTCTTTGTCTCTTCAACGCCCGGCGGGGCCAATGTGTACATCGACAATGTGTATGAGGGGATCACCCCGGTAAACCTGAGCACGATCGCTCCCGGGACCCATGCACTCCGGCTCACGATGAGCAGCTATGCGGATTACGGGACAACAATCACAGTGGCCGGGGGAAGCACGGTCGCAGTCTCCGGATCGCTTGCAGATCAGAACCTGACCGCAGCTACACCGGCAGCTACAGTAACACCGGTCCCGACCGATACTGCATCGTTCTGGACGAGCACCTCTGTTCTTGCTGCGCTGATCGGAAGCATTGCCGCAATCATCGGGGCGGTTGCAACGGTGCACTCCCTCTATCGCAAGCATCCGTAG